GACCGTCAGAGCAGAGCAGCCACCGGTCGCCCTCGACGGCTTCCCTAATGGATTCGTCCAACGTAATGTCCGAGGTCGAATCGCCCAGTACGCGAAGAAGAACGCTGCGCTGGGGGTGGGTCTCGGCTTGCTCGGGGGTGAGCTGCCCGGACTGTACCAGGTACTGCACAAACGAGTGGTCGGTAGTTACCTGCGTAAGCGTTCCCTGGCGCAGCAGGTACGCCCTCGAATCGCCAATGTGAGTCATGGCCAGCTTGTTGCCGCTGCGCAAAACAGCGATACAAGTAGTGCCGAGGCCATGCAGATCGGCATCGTGGGAAGAACGGTCAACCAGTTCCTCGTGCGCGTCCGAAATGCGGGTGCGCAACAGGTTCAGCAGGTCGTCTGCGCCGTGGGCGTCAGTGTCCAGATCCGCCAGGTGTGCCACCGCGATAGAAGAGGCAATGTCGCCGCCCGCAGGCCCGCCCATGCCGTCGGCAAGCACCAACAGGTGAGGTCCGGCGTAACCGGAATCCTGATTCGACTTCCGCACCAACCCCACATCAGAGCGGGTGGCAAAACGCAAAGTAAGACTCATCGTGTTAGCTCCAATGTAGTTTGCCCAATTCTAATCTGGTTTCCTAACCCCACAGGGCGTGGTGAGGAGATTCGTTCCCCATCGACGAAGACGCCGTTCGTAGAATTCATGTCCTCGACATGCCAGGATCCGCCGGCCAAATATAGGCGAGCGTGCTGGGAAGATGCGTAGGAGTCGTCTACTACCAGCGTGCATGCTGGCGAGCGTCCGATGACAATGGCAGCAGATCCAAGCGGCATCTTGGTGCCCGTAAGAGCGCCCTCGGTAATTATCAGCTGCGTGGGGGAACTAGAGGCGCCCGTAATGGATCGCCTGCGCGGAATCCCTCCGGAATCGCGGTCGTTTTTTGGCGAGGGCGAAGGGGCTGCGGACTTCTTCCCGTGGCGGCCTCGGCCGCGCGGTGTTACTACAGTGCCCCACACGTCCCGGCGCAATACCCCGAGCGCTGCGGCAACAAACAGCCACAAAAGCACCAGGTAACCCAGGCGGATTACGGTAACCGCTAGTTCAGAAGCCAAACCCTACGCCTCCTGATCCTCGGAGGTAAAGAAGAATATGTGAGTGCGTCCAACCGTCAGTTCGTTGCCGTCCAACAGTGTGGCGGCGTCGATGCGGTGGCCTTCGACGTAGGAACCGTTTGTGGAACCCAAGTCGGTGGCAATTACGCCAGTAGGCGTGATGCGCAGCTCCAGGTGTTTGCGGGATACGCCCGAGTCAGCTAGCACAATGTCAGCTTCGGTGCCGCGTCCGATAATGGTGACAGGCTCGGTGAGCATCCAGCGTTTGCCGTCAATTTCCAAAATAGGATGCGACGGGCTGGCCTGGTTTGAGGTAACTGGGGCGGCCGGGCCTCGGCGCGTAGCCGGGGTAACCCGGACCGTGCCGGTTTCCTGGGTGGAATCCCTAGTGAAGGTGACTACGACGGGGCCCACAAAGGAATAGGACTGTTCCGTGGCGTACTGGGTGGCATCGTTTACCATTTCCTCGGCTAGTACGTCACCGTCGCTACCTGCAATATTGTCGAAGTCGGCCTTGGATAGGCTAACCGTGAATTCGTTCGGCACCACGGTGCGATTGGAGCTGATCGCGGCCGTATTGTCTTCCATTGACCGCCGCACTGCTGCCGAAATATCGACAGGCTTCAGCTGCGACCGGAATACCTTTGAAAACGCGCCAGAGATGCCACGCTCAACGGCATTTTCAAAACGGTCAAAAACGCTCACCGTCAACCCCCAGTAGTGCAATTAGGCGCAAAGCCCAAAATGGTCATATACCTTCCCTAGTATGCCGCGTTAAGTAGGGATCTTGCACCTTAGCGCCAGCGAGGGCGAATATCTGGGTTCGCCCTCGGGATAACTGTTGGCTAGTTTGCCCGGCTACTTAGCGGCAGCAAGCTGAAAAGTTAAACAAAAAGCCCCAAAGCTTTCGCCTGGGGACTACCTGTGCTCGAGGGGGGAGTTGAACCCCCACGGTATCTCTACCACACGGACCTGAACCGTGCGCGTCTGCCTATTCCGCCACTCGAGCTTGCATCAGCTCGTATACAGTAGCGCGATCGGAGGGGCGGGTGCAAGCTGGTCCTTTGTGCGGTTATCCACAATTCGTCCCATTTCCGTATTCCACAGCCGTGGCGAAGTCCGCTGGAGGGCGCTGCGGAGAATTTCCGACACTGGGGTCATGACAACGAAAAACAAGCCTTTGCGCAGGCAAAAAGCGCCTTTACTGAAACCGACATTGCTGGAGCGGGTCTGTCGCAGGCTTCGTTCCCGCGTCATTGCAACTATGGCGCTTACCACAGCGACGTTTGGGGTGTGCGCTCCCGGGGCACTTGCCGATGGCGCGGGACCCAGGATCGAGTCATGGAAGATCGTTGGGCGAGCCGACCTGGAACTAGGGGCGCACAAAGCAGCTAACGGGCAGTTCATGATCTGTGCTACCGATTCGCAGATCAACTTTGGAGCGAAAGCTCATCCGATCTTTTTTGATCGCGAGGTAACCGTAGGGGCACGATCGCCCTACAGGGTTTCCTCTTCGTATCTAGGAAACGCGGGCTCCAATGTTGTCGATGCGGACAAACAGCCGCTCATTGCCTACATGCTCTGGCGGCACCTAAAGGAGGCGGGGCAAAAGGCCGAGGGTGGAAATTGGCGTCCGCTAGCAGGCTTAGTGGACGCGGTGCACAGCTCCACTAACTCTAGGAAGTACCTGGCAGATAAGGGGCCACTGCCAGCGCAAGTAAGGAAGGACGCGAAGAGCTACCTTGCCGAGGCCGCTAAATATGCCGGCCCCTACCGGCTTGTAACCAGATGGCACGGGCAGGCACTGGGGGTGCAGGTGCTTTCGGCTGCGGGTAACCCCATCGGCGTGAAGGTGCAGGTGGCTGGGCAGGCCCCGCTAGTAATAAACGGAATCCGGTACTCGGATAAGGCGTCGTTTAAGAGCGGCGCCAAAGAGGTACTGGTCAAGCCGCAACGGCAACAGGGAAAACAGACGCTACTGGAACTGAAAGCAGGAGGCGTTCCGGCAGTCACCTTCCGCGTGTGGGAACACCATAAGGCGCAAGACATGATGCTGTCGGGCTATGACTCGGAGCTGACCGCGAAGGTGGACGTTCCGGCAACGCCGGTTCCACCCAAGCAGACTCCGCCAGCGAAGACTCCGCCGGAAAAGACTCCGCCAGCGAAGACTCCGCCGGAAAAGGAAGTGCCGAAAGAGACCCCACCTGTTTTGCCAGCAGCGGATATGCCATCACCGAAGCAGGTCACGCCGCCTGAGTCACCCGAACCTGTACCGGCCGAGCCGGAGCAGACCCCGCCGCCGAAAGTAGCGGAAAACCCGACTCCGGAAGTGCGGCCAGTGCAGGTTGAAACCGCGGTACAGACAAAACCGAAGACTACGCCCTCGCCCACGAAAAAACGGACGCTAGCCAAGACAGGTAGTTCGGCGGTATTGGCAGGTGGGGCTGCACTTGCGCTCGCGGGGCTCGGGGTGGCGTTCCTGGGGCTGAGGAGGCGGATCTAAGCATTCGGAAATCCCGGCGGCAGCGTCCTTGCTGCGGGTAGCGTAGAGATAAGCACTACGTGAGGTGAATAATGGCAAAACAAAATAGGGTTCCACTTAGCATTTTGGATCTAGTGCCGGTATCCGAGGGGATGACTAGGAAGCAGGCGTTGGACAACTCGGTTGAGGTTGCCAAGGTTGCTGATCAGACCGGTTACAACAGGTACTGGGTGGCGGAACACCACGGTTCGCTAGCGTTCATGGCCTCGGCAACCTCGCTACTGCTGGGACGCGCCGCCGAACACACCTCGCGCATTCGCCTAGGATCCGGTGGGGTCATGATGCCCAACCACACCCCGCTGATGGTGGCCGAATACTACGGCACCCTAGCGACTCTGTACCCAGACCGCATCGACCTGGGGTTGGGGCGTGCGCCGGGGACCGACCCGGTAACAGCAGCTGCGCTGAATCGAGGGCAGGCGGACCTGCGCTCATTCGGCCGGGACGTGCAAGAGCTGGCAAATTACCTAGCCGACGCTGACCCGAACGAATACGCAACCCAGGTGCGCGGGGCAGAGGCCGGAGCACTTGGACTGCCGTTTGCCCCCGAACGACCACTGACCAGAGTGCGAGCAATCCCCGGGCAGGGAACCAAGGTGCCCCTGTGGATGCTCGGTTCTTCCACCGGTGGAGCCAAGGTGGCGGCCAAACTCGGACTGCCCTTCTCGTTCGCCTCCCACTTCGCGCCCGCAGCAATGGACGCGGCACTGTCTATCTACCGGGCAGACTTCGAATGCGAATCTCCTACCAAACAGATCGAAAAGCCCTACGCCATGGCTGGAATCAACGTGATGGTGGCGCCCACCCAGGAAGAAGCTGAATTCCTGTACACCACCAGCCTGCAGATGCAATCGCGCATTCGCCGAGGCCGGGCGGGACAGCTGCCCGCCCCAACTCACGACCTAGAGGGCACGCTGGGTCCGGCGGAAGCTTCGCTCGTGCGGCATCTTCCCTCGGTCAGCGCAATTGGCACCCCCGACCAGGTGACCGAAAAGATGCAGGCATTCGTAGACGAGTTTGCCCTAGATGAGCTAATCGTCATCTGCTACGCCTACGATCCACAGCTGCGGTTGCGCTCGCTGCGCATGCTATCTGAGGCCTGGTTCGGCTAGCCGAACCGCCTAGCGCCGGACCGGGCGCTAATCTGGATGGTGATGAAGAAACCACCAACTTCCTCCCTGCAAAAGCCCCGGGCCACGCGCGTAGACATAGCCACCCGGGCGGCAGGCGTGCTCATAGGTACCGCCTGCGGGGACGCACTGGGAGTGCCCTACGAATTTGCGCCCAAAGTGCAAGTTACGCCCTCGATGCGCGGGGGCGGTATGGGCCCGTACGCCGCCGGAGAGTGGTCTGACGACACCCAATTGGCGGTAGCTCTGGCGGAAGTAGCGGTAACGGGCGCTAACTTGGCGACCAAGGCCTCCTTAGACAACATTGCCGAGCGGATGCTGCGATGGCTGAAAGGCGGAGCCACAGACGTCGATTCGCAAACTCGCGTCATCTTGCAGGGCGCACTCGACGACGAGGGCCCCCGCAGCCCAGCGCACAAACTAGCCGCCTCCGCCGCCTACTTCCACAAGCGCACTGGCCGCTCCGCCGGAAACGGAATATTGCCGCGGGCCGGCGTGCTAGGGCTCAGCCGCGTCGAGTCGCGCCAACTCACCGCCGAGGCCGCCCGCGCCGTTTCTTGCCTGACACACCCAGACCCCCTTGCCGGCGACGCCGTAGTGCTATGGGCAGAAGCAGTCCGCTACGCGGTCACCTCGCCACCAGGATCTACCTGGGCCGGTCGCATAAACATCGAGGGCGGCATAGACCTTCTTCCCCTCCACCGGCAAGCCCAGTGGCGCGAATGGGTCCGCGACGCGCTAGAACGGTACTTCGCACCGCCCTCGGACAACACGTATGTAGTGTCAGCCTTCCAGGCAGCCCTCGGAGCCATAGCCGCGACCGCGCTAGAAGAAGTACCTGACACCGAAGCATTCGAACAGGCCCTCTCTAGAGCCGTGCAAGCCGGCGGTGACACAGACACAGTAGCCGCCACCGTTGGCGCACTTATGGGGGCAGCCCTCGGAGCACCACAAATACCCCAAAAATGGGTGAACAAAGTACACGGTTGGCCGGGCCTGACCGCCTCAGATCTGTATGATTTGGGAGCCGGCATCGCAATAGCCGGCATCGTAGGAGAAGAGGCCATGGCTCAAGCTTTGGTAGGCGAAATCGACCTCGAAGGGGACGCATGATCACAGCAGCTGCAGACGGTTCCAGCCTAGGCAACCCAGGCCCGGCCGGATGGGCGTGGTACGTAAACGCAAACTGTTGGAAAGCCGGCGGATGGAAAAACGGCACCAACAACAAGGGCGAACTAACCGCCGTGCTGAACCTGCTCGAATCTACCCGCGAAGCCGGCCTGGCGGATCAAGAACTAGTCATATTCGCAGACTCTCAATACGTGATCAACGCCCTGACAAAATGGATCCGCGGGTGGAAAAAGAAAAACTGGAAAAAAGCGGACGGCAAACCAGTACTAAATAAGGACCTGATGGTCGCCCTCGACAAGGAAATGGAAGGCCGCAAGGTCACCTTCAAATGGGTGAAAGGCCACGCAGGGCACCAGATGAACGAAGCTGCGGACACGCGCGCTCGCGGAGCCGCAACGGCAATGCGTGACGGCACCCCGGTAGAAGAAGGGCCGGGATTTTCCGGAGGCTCCGCATCTAGCGACGCGGTGGCAGAGGCAGCGACAGAGCCTCCTGCGCGAAGTGCTGAAGAACCCCAAAAAAGCAACGACGAGCTTTTTTTGGCGGCCGAAGACAAACTGATCGAGGCGCTGCGATCCGGCGCGCAGGAAAAACTGCAGGGGCTGCTAGCCTCCGGGTTTAGAGGATTCGATGGCGGTGGCCACCCGCTAAATGCGGCAGACGCAATAGCCGACGTAACCAACATGGTCCCGCCCGATGCGCAGGTAGGAAAGAAGGCGTGCGCACACCTGGGAGCCGGCCTCTACCTGGTCTGCTACAGGGTGGGCGAGGCCGGCGGCACCTCTTTGCACTCAACGATTTGGCAGTTGCGCGCCGGCCACCCCGAGGCCCTGTATCACCAGGCCAGCAGGCTATAGCTGCTTAGCTAGTTCCAACACGGTTCGGGCGGAAACCGCTGCCGCCTCCGAACCGTCAATGTGGAAGTCTTGGCCCGCCTGTGGCCCGCACAGATCCGATACCCCGCGCACGGAAATGAACGCTACGTCGCGGGCAGCACTTACCTGAGCAAGCGCGGTGGATTCCATGTCAGCAGCCAAAGCCTGCGGGAAGGTCTGGCGCATGGCTGGGGTCTGGTCGGCGGCAACGAAAGAATTCCCGGAAACAACTTCTCCCACGCGCACGCCGGCAAGCTTGCCTGCTTTTTCTACTAGCTGGCTTCCGCCCGGGAAAGATACGGGTTCGGAAGGCAACTGGCCCGGCTTGTACCCGAATGCGGTGGCGTCAGCATCCGCATACCGGTAGGCGGAGCCGGCGATCACGTCGCGTACTTCGATGCCTTCACCGAGTCCGCCACAGGTGCCCGCGGCAATTACCGCGGTGGGGGCGTCAACGCCGAGCTGGGTTGCAGCGCTGTCCAACACCCAGGTCAGGCAGGAAGCAGCATTGACCAGCCCAATAGCGGAGGTGGCCAGCAAAATCGGGGTGGGCGCATCCAGCAGGTAGCATTTTGCGCGCCCACACGAGACGGATTCCTTAGCGGGAAGAGCTTCCAAGAAAGGGGCCGCCTCCATGTCCATGGCGACCTGAATTAGTAGGCTCATCGGATTTCTTCCCATTCGGAACGCTTGTCCAAGAATGCGCGTACGGCTTCCTGCGCGCCCTCGAGCGAGTGGTTGGCCCCCCACCCGCACTGCTTCTCGTTAGCTGCGGGGACGGCCTCGGCCTGCAGGATGTCTTTGCAGGTGGCCTCTAGGATCTGCAGAAATTCGTCCATTTCCAGACCCAGGGTTTGGGCGTAGAAGCCGGTCTGGCATCCCATTGGACCGAAGTCGATGAGGGCGTCAGTGTGGTTTCGCATCAGCTCTGCAGCCATATGTTCGATGGAGTGCACGGTTGGCATCTCTAGGTGGTCCTTGTTGGGCTGGCAGAAACGGACGTCGTACTTGATCAGGGTGTCGCCGCCCGGCAGCTGCTTGCGATCGGCAACGCGCACAAAGGGTGCCTTTACGGTTCGGTGGTCCAGGTTGAATGATTCAACGTTCATCTTTTCGCTCATGGGCCCATTGTTCCATGTTCGTTTCCAAGTGGAAGGTTGGGCGCGGAGCGGCGTGGTACCAGAGCGTGGATAGTGGCGAGTTTCGCACGAAGTATTTATCCACAGGCGGGGGATGCTGTGGATAAAAGTTTCCACAGTCCAAATAGGTCTGGATGACAGAGGGCGTCGACGCCGCCCTGGCGCCATTTGACGGGGGTGGAAGCAACAATGAAAGAGCGCCTATAGAAAGGGGGTGAAGTGGGGTATCCACTGCCTCGTCCACCACTTTTGCCACTTTGTCCACAGAAGGTGTGAAACACGTTATCTAGTGGTCGTGGCGAAAGGTAACCACTAGGTGTAGTGTTTGTACGAGCGGGCGGAAAGCGCCTACAACTAAATTGCATGGATGTAGTTACATGCGCGTAATAAACGTGCTGGTAAGACCAACAAGTAAGGAGCCTACTCAATGTCCGTCACTGTTTACTCGAAGCCGATGTGCGTGCAATGTGATGCGACTAAGCGTGCATTGAAGCGCAAGGGCGTTGCCTTCGCCGAGGTCGACATCACTCAGGACGCCGACGCACTTGAGCAGGTCAAAGCCTTGGGTTACGTGCAGGCTCCGGTAGTAATGGCAGGGGAAGATCACTGGTCCGGTTACCGTCCGGACAAGATCAAGGCCCTGGTTGCTGCTATGGGCTCGCAGAAGGTGGCAAATGCCTAACACTGTGGAGGCCGCAGGATCGGCCCCATACGTCATCTACTTCTCGTCGGCAACGAACAACACGAAACGTTTCGTTGACCGGCTAGAAGTGGATTCCGACAGGATCCCGCTCAGGCCGAAGGATCCGTTTTTGTACGCCGAGCGCCCGTACGTGCTGATTGTTCCCACCTATGGGGGCGGAAACCTGAAGGGCGCGGTACCAAAACAAGTCATCAAGTTCTTGAACCATGAACCCAACCGCAAACTGTGCCGCGGCGTAATTGCGGGTGGAAACACCAACTTCGGGAAGGCCTACTGCATTGCCGGCGATATTATTGCCGCCAAGCTGCAGGTTCCCTTCATGTACAAATTTGAGCTCCTGGGCACCGGAGATGACGTGTCCATTGTTCGTAAAGGATTGGAAGAGTTTTGGCAGAAAATCTGACCGATACTGGCACCGAGACCGCCCTCAGCCCCGATAAGGACTACCACGCCCTCAACGCGAAGCTGAACCTGTATTCCCCCGACGGCAAGATCCAGTTCGATGCCGACAAGCAGGCGGCCCGCCAGTACTTCCTGCAGCACGTAAACCAGAACACCGTCTACTTCCACGACTTGGAAGAGAAGATGGAATACCTGATCGAAAACGGCTACTACGAAGAGGACGTAGTGCGCCAGTACGATTGGGAATTCGTGAAGAAGCTGTACAAGGCGGCGTACGCGCACAAGTTCCGTTTCCCCACCTTCTTGGGTGCGTTCAAGTACTACACCTCTTACACGTTGAAGACTTTTGACGGCAAGCGCTACCTGGAACGTTACGAGGACCGGGTGTGCATGGTCGCCCTCTACCTGGGCCGTGGCAACGAAGAGCTGGCCATGTCCGTTATGGAAGAGATCATCTCCGGGCGCTACCAGCCCGCAACGCCAACATTCCTGAACGCCGGTAAGGCTGCGCGTGGCGAACTGGTCTCTTGCTTCCTGGTGCGCGTCGAAGACAATATGGAGTCGATCGCGCGCGGCATCAACTCCTCCCTGCAGCTGTCTAAGCGCGGCGGCGGCGTGGCGCTGTGTCTTACCAACCTGCGCGAATCTGGTGCACCGATCAAGCGGATTGAAAACCAATCCTCTGGGGTGGTGCCCGTTATGAAGATGCTCGAGGACGCGTTCAGCTACGCCAATCAGCTTGGGGCTCGCCAGGGAGCGGGCGCGGCATACTTGCATGCCCACCATCCCGACATTCTGAAGTTCCTGGATACCAAGCGTGAAAACGCCGACGAGAAGATCCGTATTAAGACCCTTTCTTTGGGCGTGATCATTCCCGACGTAACCTTCGAACTGGCCAAGCGCAACGAAGACATGTACCTGTTTAGCCCCTATGACGTGGAGCGCGTCTACGGTAAGGCCTTCAGCGAAATTTCGGTCACCGAGCACTACCGCGAAATGGTAGAGGACGGGCGCATCCACAAGAAGAAGATCAACGCCCGAAAGTTCTTCCAGACGTTGGCCGAAATCCAGTTTGAATCTGGCTACCCGTACATCGTTTTTGAAGACACGGTCAATCGCGCTAACCCCATCAAGGGGCGCGTGACCATGTCCAACCTGTGCAGCGAGATTCTGCAGGTGTCCGAGCCCTCCACTTTCAACGAGGACCTTACATACGAGCACGTGGGCAAAGATATTTCGTGCAACCTGGGCTCGCTGAACATTGCGCGCACTATGGATTCGCCGGACTTCGGCAAGACCATCGAAACTGCGGTGCGCGGTCTGACTGCCGTGTCTGACCTGTCCAACATTGCGTCAGTTCCGTCTATCCAGCGGGGTAACGCCATGAGCCACGCCATTGGGCTGGGGCAGATGAACCTGCACGGTTACCTGGCTCGCGAGGGCGTGTATTACGGTAGCGAGGAAGCGTTGGACTTCACCAACATGTACTTCTACGCGGTGTGCTACCAGGCGATTAAGGCCTCCTGCAAGATTGCGCAGGAGCGCGGCGAGAAGTTTGTCGGCTTCGAAGATTCTGACTACGCGTCAGGAAAATTCTTCCAGAAGTACATCGAGGGCGAATGGGTGCCCAAGACCGACAAGTGCAAGCAGCTGCTGGCAAAGTCCACCATTTTCATTCCCACCCAAGAAGACTGGAAAGCACTAGCTGCCGACGTGGCAAAGTATGGTATGTACAATCAAAACCTGCAGGCAATCCCGCCCACCGGTTCTATCTCGTACATCAACTACTCCACCTCTTCCATCCATCCGATTGTGTCCAAGATTGAAATCCGTAAGGAAGGTAAAATCGGGCGCGTCTACTACCCAGCTCCCTACATGACCAACGACAACCTGGAGTACTACCAGGATGCTTACGAGATCGGGCCAGAAAAGATCATCGACACCTATGCCGTTGCTACTCAACACGTGGACCAGGGGTTGTCCCTGACTCTGTTCTACCCGGACACGGTTACATCGCGTGACGTGAACAAGTCTTACATTTACGCTTGGCGCAAGGGCATCAAAACTATGTACTACATGCGGATCCGCCAGCAGGCCTTGGAAGGCACTGAGGTGCAGGGCTGCGTGTCCTGCATGCTGTAGCTGATCAGGAAAAGACCGGGTCGTGCCCCACGCGCGGCCCGGTCTTGTATGTCAGGCGGTTTTCCGGGGGCTACATTCGGGGAGGGCGGATTCGCCCTCGTACTTCGCGCAGATGCCGGGCGTGAAAGCACATCTGGTTATCGAAGGCACATTGGATGGTCGGTGGCACATCGAAATGTGCACAGTTAGGTGTGCTTTAGATGAAATGATGTGCTTTCGGCATGGGGAGGGATCCAGGGATCCACACGAATGATTGTGGCCCCTAGGCCCGGCCTGCTCAGCAAATTATTCTTATGCCAGGCAAGTGCGTGATTGTGCTTTGCCCCGAACCTATTCGTCGGTAGGGCTGGCACTACCTGAAATCTATTCCCCTCCCGATTCTGCCTCACCAGCGCTTTTGCGATCGTAGAGGTATGAACAACACAAGCATTCCTCAGTCGCCTCTGATGGCGAATAATTCGGCGGCACCGGCCGCTTCGTTCCTGCAGCCCGTCGTTGAACTGGTCGACGTCTCGAAAATCTACGGTACTGGTGGCGCCCAGGTGCGAGCCCTAGACAAAGTGTCCGTCGGCTTCGAAGCAGGCAAGTTCACCGCGATCATGGGGCCTTCCGGGTCGGGCAAATCGACCATGTTGCACATGCTTGCAGGGCTAGATACCCCAACCGCAGGCAAAGTTCTTATTGAGGGCAAAGACATTACCCAGCTGAAGGATGACGCCCTGACCAAGCTGCGCCGCGACCGGATTGGTTTTGTATTCCAAAGCTTCAACCTGGTCCCCACACTAGATGCGGCCGCCAACATAAAGCTGCCCGCACAGCTGGCAGGACACAAGGTAAACGAACACCAATTCGCCCAGATTACCAGGACTCTAGGAATTGAAGGCAGGCTCGACCACCGCCCTTCACAAATG
The genomic region above belongs to Winkia neuii and contains:
- the nrdH gene encoding glutaredoxin-like protein NrdH, whose amino-acid sequence is MSVTVYSKPMCVQCDATKRALKRKGVAFAEVDITQDADALEQVKALGYVQAPVVMAGEDHWSGYRPDKIKALVAAMGSQKVANA
- a CDS encoding ribonuclease H family protein; amino-acid sequence: MITAAADGSSLGNPGPAGWAWYVNANCWKAGGWKNGTNNKGELTAVLNLLESTREAGLADQELVIFADSQYVINALTKWIRGWKKKNWKKADGKPVLNKDLMVALDKEMEGRKVTFKWVKGHAGHQMNEAADTRARGAATAMRDGTPVEEGPGFSGGSASSDAVAEAATEPPARSAEEPQKSNDELFLAAEDKLIEALRSGAQEKLQGLLASGFRGFDGGGHPLNAADAIADVTNMVPPDAQVGKKACAHLGAGLYLVCYRVGEAGGTSLHSTIWQLRAGHPEALYHQASRL
- the nrdI gene encoding class Ib ribonucleoside-diphosphate reductase assembly flavoprotein NrdI — translated: MPNTVEAAGSAPYVIYFSSATNNTKRFVDRLEVDSDRIPLRPKDPFLYAERPYVLIVPTYGGGNLKGAVPKQVIKFLNHEPNRKLCRGVIAGGNTNFGKAYCIAGDIIAAKLQVPFMYKFELLGTGDDVSIVRKGLEEFWQKI
- a CDS encoding FhaA domain-containing protein; its protein translation is MSVFDRFENAVERGISGAFSKVFRSQLKPVDISAAVRRSMEDNTAAISSNRTVVPNEFTVSLSKADFDNIAGSDGDVLAEEMVNDATQYATEQSYSFVGPVVVTFTRDSTQETGTVRVTPATRRGPAAPVTSNQASPSHPILEIDGKRWMLTEPVTIIGRGTEADIVLADSGVSRKHLELRITPTGVIATDLGSTNGSYVEGHRIDAATLLDGNELTVGRTHIFFFTSEDQEA
- a CDS encoding LLM class flavin-dependent oxidoreductase; this translates as MAKQNRVPLSILDLVPVSEGMTRKQALDNSVEVAKVADQTGYNRYWVAEHHGSLAFMASATSLLLGRAAEHTSRIRLGSGGVMMPNHTPLMVAEYYGTLATLYPDRIDLGLGRAPGTDPVTAAALNRGQADLRSFGRDVQELANYLADADPNEYATQVRGAEAGALGLPFAPERPLTRVRAIPGQGTKVPLWMLGSSTGGAKVAAKLGLPFSFASHFAPAAMDAALSIYRADFECESPTKQIEKPYAMAGINVMVAPTQEEAEFLYTTSLQMQSRIRRGRAGQLPAPTHDLEGTLGPAEASLVRHLPSVSAIGTPDQVTEKMQAFVDEFALDELIVICYAYDPQLRLRSLRMLSEAWFG
- a CDS encoding ABC transporter ATP-binding protein, with the translated sequence MANNSAAPAASFLQPVVELVDVSKIYGTGGAQVRALDKVSVGFEAGKFTAIMGPSGSGKSTMLHMLAGLDTPTAGKVLIEGKDITQLKDDALTKLRRDRIGFVFQSFNLVPTLDAAANIKLPAQLAGHKVNEHQFAQITRTLGIEGRLDHRPSQMSGGQQQRVAVARALVMNPAVIVADEPTGNLDSASSREVLSMLRRAVTDLGQTVIMVTHDADCAAVADRVLEVCDGKISADHSLIGGAR
- the mtnN gene encoding 5'-methylthioadenosine/S-adenosylhomocysteine nucleosidase, which translates into the protein MSLLIQVAMDMEAAPFLEALPAKESVSCGRAKCYLLDAPTPILLATSAIGLVNAASCLTWVLDSAATQLGVDAPTAVIAAGTCGGLGEGIEVRDVIAGSAYRYADADATAFGYKPGQLPSEPVSFPGGSQLVEKAGKLAGVRVGEVVSGNSFVAADQTPAMRQTFPQALAADMESTALAQVSAARDVAFISVRGVSDLCGPQAGQDFHIDGSEAAAVSARTVLELAKQL
- a CDS encoding ADP-ribosylglycohydrolase family protein; translated protein: MKKPPTSSLQKPRATRVDIATRAAGVLIGTACGDALGVPYEFAPKVQVTPSMRGGGMGPYAAGEWSDDTQLAVALAEVAVTGANLATKASLDNIAERMLRWLKGGATDVDSQTRVILQGALDDEGPRSPAHKLAASAAYFHKRTGRSAGNGILPRAGVLGLSRVESRQLTAEAARAVSCLTHPDPLAGDAVVLWAEAVRYAVTSPPGSTWAGRINIEGGIDLLPLHRQAQWREWVRDALERYFAPPSDNTYVVSAFQAALGAIAATALEEVPDTEAFEQALSRAVQAGGDTDTVAATVGALMGAALGAPQIPQKWVNKVHGWPGLTASDLYDLGAGIAIAGIVGEEAMAQALVGEIDLEGDA
- a CDS encoding FHA domain-containing protein FhaB/FipA, with translation MASELAVTVIRLGYLVLLWLFVAAALGVLRRDVWGTVVTPRGRGRHGKKSAAPSPSPKNDRDSGGIPRRRSITGASSSPTQLIITEGALTGTKMPLGSAAIVIGRSPACTLVVDDSYASSQHARLYLAGGSWHVEDMNSTNGVFVDGERISSPRPVGLGNQIRIGQTTLELTR
- the nrdE gene encoding class 1b ribonucleoside-diphosphate reductase subunit alpha, coding for MAENLTDTGTETALSPDKDYHALNAKLNLYSPDGKIQFDADKQAARQYFLQHVNQNTVYFHDLEEKMEYLIENGYYEEDVVRQYDWEFVKKLYKAAYAHKFRFPTFLGAFKYYTSYTLKTFDGKRYLERYEDRVCMVALYLGRGNEELAMSVMEEIISGRYQPATPTFLNAGKAARGELVSCFLVRVEDNMESIARGINSSLQLSKRGGGVALCLTNLRESGAPIKRIENQSSGVVPVMKMLEDAFSYANQLGARQGAGAAYLHAHHPDILKFLDTKRENADEKIRIKTLSLGVIIPDVTFELAKRNEDMYLFSPYDVERVYGKAFSEISVTEHYREMVEDGRIHKKKINARKFFQTLAEIQFESGYPYIVFEDTVNRANPIKGRVTMSNLCSEILQVSEPSTFNEDLTYEHVGKDISCNLGSLNIARTMDSPDFGKTIETAVRGLTAVSDLSNIASVPSIQRGNAMSHAIGLGQMNLHGYLAREGVYYGSEEALDFTNMYFYAVCYQAIKASCKIAQERGEKFVGFEDSDYASGKFFQKYIEGEWVPKTDKCKQLLAKSTIFIPTQEDWKALAADVAKYGMYNQNLQAIPPTGSISYINYSTSSIHPIVSKIEIRKEGKIGRVYYPAPYMTNDNLEYYQDAYEIGPEKIIDTYAVATQHVDQGLSLTLFYPDTVTSRDVNKSYIYAWRKGIKTMYYMRIRQQALEGTEVQGCVSCML
- a CDS encoding S-ribosylhomocysteine lyase; this translates as MNVESFNLDHRTVKAPFVRVADRKQLPGGDTLIKYDVRFCQPNKDHLEMPTVHSIEHMAAELMRNHTDALIDFGPMGCQTGFYAQTLGLEMDEFLQILEATCKDILQAEAVPAANEKQCGWGANHSLEGAQEAVRAFLDKRSEWEEIR